DNA sequence from the Moorena sp. SIOASIH genome:
ATCAAACTATACATAAAATTATACATAAAAATTTACTCTAAAACACACCTGATCGCCTACATTACCCGTTGAAACTGAGAATAAAGGCTAAAAAAACGAGGTAGGTCAATATGAGTCGTTCTCAAGGGTCAAACCAAAATTATTTCAGTGAGCTTGATGTGGTTGCTGTGATGTTTTTCAGTTCTTTTGTACTTGGCTTTATTCCTATTAATATTGCTTTTAACCAAAACCTACCAGTTAATGAGGATTTTGTCAATCCAACAGAAGTAGAACTTTGGGGGGTTGAACTTTCCCCCGGCTTAAAGCACGGGGGCAGCCCGTTAACCTAATTTCCCTTATCAATCTCCCACAGTGGCAATTGTTGAATTGGGTCTAACTGGACATTCTTTAACCCTGACTGGGCAAAAGCGTATTCCTTTGGTTGCCATAAGGGTATTAAGGGTACATCCTTTGCCAGCAGTTCTTGAATCTCCGCAAAAATCTGCTTTCGAGCGACTGGATCTGATTCCCGACGCTGTTGCTGAATCAGTTGATTCATGCGATCGCTATAATAAAACGACCCCTGAGAGCGACTGGCTCCGGCTTCACACCCTTTCCCAAGGGAACCTTTAGTACAACTGACTAAAGGCTGAATAAAGTTATCGGGGTCAGAAAAGTCAGGATACCAATCGACTAAGGCACTCTGATAAACTCCCTTACCTAGATTGCCAAAGAAATTCGCTGACTCCACAGTTTGGGGCTGGATTTCCACAATTCCCCCAAGTTCCTGGGCAGCATATTCTTTCAGAAGACTGGCAAGTTGTTGCCGGGTTGCTGAACCTGAGGAATACCAAATTTCTAATGTCAACGGATTGTCTTTCGTAAATCCCGCTTTGGCTAGCAGTTCTTTGGCTTTGGCAATATTACCGTCACCGTAGGCGTCTTTAAAGGTTGGCTTGGAGACATCAAAGCTAGTGGGAATGATACTAAAGGCTGGTGCAGCTTGGTTTCTTAGCACCCGTTCGTTGATCAGTGTACGATTAACAATCGCAGCGATCGCTTGTCTGACTTCTGGTTTATCCAACGGTGCCATCTGAGTATTGAGCACCATGTAGTTAATATTATTGCTGGGAGATTCTATGACTTGCCAACCGCCAGAGGCTGCTCCTTTTTGCAAACTGAGGATTTGATCGGGATCTAAACTTTGATAACCAATGTCTACAGCACCAGTTTTGATGGAATTGAATAAATTAGCGGAATTGGTGAGGATTTGAACGTTTAATCCCTGATTGGGGGGTTTTTTACCCCAATATTCTTCAAACACATCTAGGCGAATCCCATTTGGACTAAACTTGACTAGCTTATACGGACCAGTGCCTACAAATTTGGTCGGTTCAAATTTACCACTACCAATTTCATAGGCATTGGGGGAAACAGCACAGGTTCCGGAGAAAGCTAACAGTGCTGGAAAGGCAGCGAAGGGATTTTTGAGTTTAATCGTGAGTTCGTACTCTCCAGACGGTTCAATGGAATCTACCAAACCTTCCAGTAGAGAAGAGGGCTTGCCACCATTTTCGATAAACCGACGCAGGGAAAATGCCATGGCTTCAGCGTTAAATGGGGTGTTATCATGAAAGACTACACCTTGGCGTAGGGGAATGGTGTAAGTTAAGCCATCCTTGCTGATGGTAGGCATAGCAGTTGCCAGTTGTGGCACTAATTCTGAAGTACCCAGCTTGTAGGTATAAAGGCGATCCCCTAAGCTGTAATGGATGTTACTAGCTGCTAGTTCGTAGGCATCGGCTGGATCGAGGGTTCTCGGTTTTAGGGTAGTACCAATGGTGAGTCTATTACTGTTACTGGTGCTGGAGGAACCTGTCTGTTGATTGCTTGGAGAACCACCACAACTAATAATTAGGAAGCAGCTACAGAGGAATAAAGCTAGAAATTTGCTAGTTGAACAGTGTTTGCGGGATAGGGGAAACCAGTTCATGCTTTGGTAATTGTGATTAGCTACAAGTAATTTCTTATCGTAGCTATCTTAGAACCAATTTCAAAAAATCTAGCGTTGTAGAATACAGCGATGATTGATGGAGAGGGGGGTTCTTCCGTAATTAGTATGCTAATTTAGCATAAAAAATAAATTATCAAAATATCAAAGCTATATAACGTAGTAGGTTTATTTAATTTAATCTAACAGTTTAGCATAACAGGTACCGAATAGCCATATTATTTAATCCTCAATCCTAAGTATTGACACTCCCCGTCCTAGAAGAACGGGGATTCTTTGATCAACGAGGTCACTTGCTTCTTCAGACCGGAATCAGAAGAAGTAGAGGCGTCCTCTCCTAAAGCGTTGGGATCGATGATCCAGGTTCCGGTGTGCCCCACCGTACCCAAGGCTGTTACGGTCGATGCCTGGTATTATCCAGGGCACCTCCGCTTCAGAACTGGACGTGAAACTTTCGCCTCATCCAGCTCCTGAGTATCCTCAACCTTTCGGCTTGCCTAACGGCAGGCTCCAGTGGATTTCTTGGTGGCAGCTTTGATGTACTGCCATTAGGTTCTTTTGCTTCCAATTGTCGTGGTTTCCATCGATGTGATGAAGATGTACATATTCGTCGCTTAGGAACCTATGTCCGCAATGTCCACAGGAATGGTTTTGCTTTTTCAAAGCTTTAGAGGTAGCATCGTCGTATAATATGGAGTTCCTCAAACTCCAATAGACTAGGTCTCCATCGTAGGGGGACTTAGTCCCTTTAACGTTTACGTGTTGATTTTGTTCATACCCTACTGCTGGGAAGCCTTTCTTACATAGTTCATTGGCTCTATACCGGTTTACTTTCTTTTCCTTTCGGAATTTACGGTTTGTGGTTTTATTCATGAACCATAAACTATCTCGGGAACTGCTCATGTCGCAGCTTTTATGGTAATTCCTCCATCCGCGCACGATTGGAGCTAATTTTTGGGCTTTTACTTCAGCGCCATAGTTCGAGTTGTTGACCACGGCTTTAATCTTCTTTCGGATGTTCCGATGGTTTTCCACTGAGGGAATACATCGGAATTTTCCGTTTTTCTGGACTCTCATATGCCAGCCGAGGAAGTCAAATCCGTCTGTCGTTTTGGTCAGCTTGGTCTTTTCTTGATTTACCTCTAAGCCCCTTTGGGCTAGGAAGTTTCTCACTTTATCTAAAATCTTCTCAGCGTTGTCTCTAGGCTTAAGAATAAACACCATGTCATCCGCGTATCGGATGCTGGGGTGGATGTTTTCTATTCCGTCAAGCGCAATATTGGCTAAGAGTGGACTAACCACCCCACCTTGGGGCGTGCCTTGCTCCGGGAATTCCGGATTGATGCCTGCTTTTAGACATCTGAATATCCCCATCTTCAGACCCGCAGGTGCTAGCAATCTATCCATAATGGAGCTATGGGAGATGCGGTCAAAGCATTTCTTGATGTCTAGTTCGATTACCCTCTTTTTAATGCCGTTGCTGTTTGATTTTAGGTGTAGGAACAGGCGCTTTTGTGCGTCTTGGGCACTTCGGCCTGTCCTGAATCCGTAGCTGTCGGCACTGAATGTGGCCTCATGGGCTGGTTCGAGAGCATACTTGGCTAGACATTGCCACGCTCTGTCTTGGATTGTCGGTACTTTCAACATTCTCGTACCCCCATTTTTCTTGGCTATGGGTATTGCCCTTAAGCCTTGGTGCGTCCAGTTTTCCGCACTGGATACTAGTTTTTTAAGTACCTCGAACCGTTCTTTGTAGGATAAGGATGATTTTCCGTCTACTCCTGCGGTTCTTTTTCCAAGATTTAGCTGTGTCACTTGACGGATTGCCAGCATTTGTGCTGAGCGGGATTTCAGAATTAGTTTTTGTAAAGACCGCGCCTTTCTCAGGTCACCATCTCGAACTGCTTTATACACTCGCTTTTGTAGGCGGAAAAGGTTCCGGCGGAGTTGCTTCCACTTTTGACTTTTCCAGAGGTCACTATATCTATTTGACATGTGTCTACCCGTGCTCTTCATCAGTTTTGTGTACTCTGGATACCCGCCACCAGTTTAATGATGGCATCCTACCCGACAGTGGGGATTGAGTTTGGCATAACTTACCGAGGCTCGACTACACCTCAGACCCATATTTGCTGTCGTTTTTACTCGTTCCATCTATCAGATTGTTTTGGTGATTTAGGGCAGTCCAATTTGCCTACCCCCTTCTCAGAGATTACAGCTATCGAAAAGATAACGCTGTGAGAATGAGAGGGTCAAGTCGCACATTTTTCATTCCAGATTGTGGCTTCATCCTTAGACACTTTTCTAGGACTAGTTTTACCCATGTCACCTCCCCGTTAGCGCCAGTGATACCTATCTGCTTCGGTTCTGATTGCGCCCTGGTGCCAGCTTCACTCTGCGGAGTTGCCGCTCGCTCGGTGTGGCCAAGATAGGGAGTCACTTGTCTCTTCAAGGGGTGGGTTTTCACCACCATCCGAAAGACAGTTAGAACTTTGAGGTGTTTTTAACCTCGCGAGTCCCCTAGCTCATACCCCTCCAGTCGCTGGAGGCTCCTAGCTAGAACGAGCCGCACCTTTTCAAAATATTGATGGCAGCGTTATGGTCTCTATCCAGCTCGCACCCACATTCACAGACATGAGTTCGAGTTGATAACGACTTTTTGACTACTTCACCACAGTTGGAGCAATTCTGACTAGTATAAGCAGGATTAACTGCTACAGTTTGCTTGCCAAATTTGGTGCCAAAATACTCCAGCCATTTTCTAAATTGATACCAACCTGCATCATTAATAGATTTAGCGAGGCAATGATTTTTTACTAAATTTCTGACCCTTAAATCTTGCCTTACGGCACGCTTCGCGAACGTAGGCGACCACGTCGTTAGAGTGGATTACGCAACGTGCAAGTCTCTTTGCATGTTCTATGCGCTACGCGCAGGCTTCGCCAACACGCTGCCTACTTATTTTAAGGTGCTCTCTGCCTAGTCTATTAATGGCGCGCTTCCGATTGGATGAGCCTTTATTCTTGCGAGAAACTCTGCGCTGATAAAATTTTAGACGCTTCTCTCCTTTTCGATAAAACCTTGGATTTGCTTCTGTATTTCCCTTTGAGTCGGTATAGAATTCTTTTAGACCTACATCTAAACCAATGTTGGTATGAGAGGGTTCTAAAGATTCCTTCACATCAACCTTGACACAGAACTGAACATAGTAACCATCCGCACGACGAACCAACCTAACTCGCGCATAGCAGTTCTTGGTCGTAACGCCACAACTCCCAAGTTCCCTTGAGCTTAAGTTTTCCGTTCGCGTAGCGTGACCGAAGGTCAATCCCTTTTTTATCAGTAAAGTTAATAGACTTAGTGTCAGGTGAAAGTTTCCAGCCAGATGTCTTGTACTCAACTGACCTGGAGAATTTCTTGAACTTGGGATAACCCTTCTTCCCAGGAACTTGTTTTTTGCAATTGTCGTAAAACCTAGAAATGGAGTTGTAAGCTCTTTCCACTGAAGCCTGACAGGCATGAGAGTTTAAGTCTTTAACAAAAGAATACTCAGCCCTAAGCCACGTATTATGGCGATACAGGTCTTTTTGTCCTACACCTTTATTGTCCATCCAATAACGAATGCACTTATTGCGCACGAACTGACCAGTACGTATCGCCTCATCAATACCGGCATATTGAGTTTTATTCCCTTTGACCTTAAACTCTAAGACGATCATTTTGACGTGGAACAACTCTACGTAACATTATAACACAAAAAAAATAAAGCCGTCCTAGAAGGACGGGGCTTGAGACCCAAATTTTTTGGTCAAACACAAGCTGATAGCTGACAACTGACTAATTTGTGAAGAATTGTTACAAAAAAACCTACTTTAGTATAAAAACAGCCAGCTTAACCTGAATAACTAATTAGATCCCATAACTCCTAGCTAACTACCGTTGGATGAAAACACTCCCCCACTTACTAAACTCAGCACTCAGCACTCAGCACTCAGCACTCAGCACTATTCTCAAATCGGGATTTAATGGGAATATCAAACACAGGTATGGCGATATGTGGCAACCCAAAATAAAACATCTTACCCCAGAGCAAGAGACTTTAATTTCAAAATATAAAGAAAAGTGGCACAATTTATCTTTATTGACTGGAGCCATTGATCGTCACGAAGCAACAGTAGCCATCAACGCTGCCTATACAGCCATTGGCAAACCAGTACCAGATATTGTTTTTTGTGATAGCCCTTACGGTTTTTTTAAAATTCTCCTCAACCAACTCCAGCAACACATTGACAGCCAACTAAAGAGTCAACTCCAGCCAAGACTGGAGAGTCAATTGATCAATCAACTACGGCAACATCTCAAAACCCAACTCGGCAAAGAACTCCAACAAGAGCTACTCTACCAACTCGGGCGAAAGCTTAACATTAAACGGATTAGCCGTCAACTTGAAGAGAAACTGTGGCAACCCTTGGACACTTCCATGGGAACCCAACTACACAGGCAATTGCAAAACCAATTGTTATATGAACTAGATACCTCAACAGTTAGTCAACAGCGAATTCGACTGGGCTTGCAAGTACTTGAACAACTTGGGACTGAATTGAGACTATTCATGTCACCCTTATACTGGAGTATTTACAGTAGTCGGTTTGACTTTTATATTTCCGTCCTAAATTGCCCTCACCATCAAAACACATGGCAAATATTCCAATCCCTAGTCAAACACTGTAGTTGGATCTTCCCATTTCAAAACATCTGCTTCGTTTGCGATCGCCCAACCAAGCTCTCATTTGACACTCAACACCGCCTTCATAGAGAAGGACAGCCAGCCATGGAGTTTGCCGATGGTTTCAGCCTATACTCCTATCACGGCGTGACCATACCAGAAAAATACGGTAAACTCAACCCCAACCAGTGGCAAGCTGGGTGGCTTTTAGAAGAACCCAACGCTGAACTTAGGCGAGTCCTAATTGAGGGGATTGGTTACGCCCGAATTTGCCAAGACCTAGAAGCACAGCAATTAGATTCCTGGCAAGAATACACCCTATTAAAAATTAATAACGATATCGATATCGAGCCAATTTTTATACTCAAGATGACTTGTCCTAGCACCAACTTTGTTCACATTATGCGAGTGCCACCTCATGTAGAATCAGCCCGTGAGGCAATTCGCTGGGTAAATTGGAATACTGATCCAGAGGAATTTTTAGTCCAGACTTGAGTCCAACTCAGGTTAATATCAAGTGGTT
Encoded proteins:
- a CDS encoding ABC transporter substrate-binding protein; its protein translation is MNWFPLSRKHCSTSKFLALFLCSCFLIISCGGSPSNQQTGSSSTSNSNRLTIGTTLKPRTLDPADAYELAASNIHYSLGDRLYTYKLGTSELVPQLATAMPTISKDGLTYTIPLRQGVVFHDNTPFNAEAMAFSLRRFIENGGKPSSLLEGLVDSIEPSGEYELTIKLKNPFAAFPALLAFSGTCAVSPNAYEIGSGKFEPTKFVGTGPYKLVKFSPNGIRLDVFEEYWGKKPPNQGLNVQILTNSANLFNSIKTGAVDIGYQSLDPDQILSLQKGAASGGWQVIESPSNNINYMVLNTQMAPLDKPEVRQAIAAIVNRTLINERVLRNQAAPAFSIIPTSFDVSKPTFKDAYGDGNIAKAKELLAKAGFTKDNPLTLEIWYSSGSATRQQLASLLKEYAAQELGGIVEIQPQTVESANFFGNLGKGVYQSALVDWYPDFSDPDNFIQPLVSCTKGSLGKGCEAGASRSQGSFYYSDRMNQLIQQQRRESDPVARKQIFAEIQELLAKDVPLIPLWQPKEYAFAQSGLKNVQLDPIQQLPLWEIDKGN
- a CDS encoding reverse transcriptase domain-containing protein, with protein sequence MSNRYSDLWKSQKWKQLRRNLFRLQKRVYKAVRDGDLRKARSLQKLILKSRSAQMLAIRQVTQLNLGKRTAGVDGKSSLSYKERFEVLKKLVSSAENWTHQGLRAIPIAKKNGGTRMLKVPTIQDRAWQCLAKYALEPAHEATFSADSYGFRTGRSAQDAQKRLFLHLKSNSNGIKKRVIELDIKKCFDRISHSSIMDRLLAPAGLKMGIFRCLKAGINPEFPEQGTPQGGVVSPLLANIALDGIENIHPSIRYADDMVFILKPRDNAEKILDKVRNFLAQRGLEVNQEKTKLTKTTDGFDFLGWHMRVQKNGKFRCIPSVENHRNIRKKIKAVVNNSNYGAEVKAQKLAPIVRGWRNYHKSCDMSSSRDSLWFMNKTTNRKFRKEKKVNRYRANELCKKGFPAVGYEQNQHVNVKGTKSPYDGDLVYWSLRNSILYDDATSKALKKQNHSCGHCGHRFLSDEYVHLHHIDGNHDNWKQKNLMAVHQSCHQEIHWSLPLGKPKG
- a CDS encoding DUF6745 domain-containing protein encodes the protein MKTLPHLLNSALSTQHSALSTILKSGFNGNIKHRYGDMWQPKIKHLTPEQETLISKYKEKWHNLSLLTGAIDRHEATVAINAAYTAIGKPVPDIVFCDSPYGFFKILLNQLQQHIDSQLKSQLQPRLESQLINQLRQHLKTQLGKELQQELLYQLGRKLNIKRISRQLEEKLWQPLDTSMGTQLHRQLQNQLLYELDTSTVSQQRIRLGLQVLEQLGTELRLFMSPLYWSIYSSRFDFYISVLNCPHHQNTWQIFQSLVKHCSWIFPFQNICFVCDRPTKLSFDTQHRLHREGQPAMEFADGFSLYSYHGVTIPEKYGKLNPNQWQAGWLLEEPNAELRRVLIEGIGYARICQDLEAQQLDSWQEYTLLKINNDIDIEPIFILKMTCPSTNFVHIMRVPPHVESAREAIRWVNWNTDPEEFLVQT